The following are encoded in a window of Kaistia algarum genomic DNA:
- a CDS encoding glucan 1,4-alpha-glucosidase — translation MSSTSELPPGAPGLDPRWTSSAKSGVGTAMTAASRIWFTLSHGILNEIYYPRVDAACTRDFGLVVAGPDGYFSEEKRDADHEVSMMEEGVPAFRLSNTARDRRYRIEKEILTDPRREALLQRITFEALEGELADYRLYALLSPHLVNAGANNTAWVGDYKGTPMLFASGPRGVSVALACSVPWLARSVGFVGASDGWQNLSRGEPLNQAYQLAEHGNVALSGEIDLTPGKGHALLALGFGVRPDEAGYRALSSLQDGFESARKLYAHGWRAWQDSLLPLDRPAGSSNLNRYRISTAVLATHQPTSFPGAAIASLSIPWGFSKGDEDLGGYHLVWPRDLVETAGGFLAAGATAYARDILAYLMSIQEEDGHWSQNVWLDGTPYWSGVQMDECAFPLLLADMLHRSGHLERDELARFLPMIEKAARYVAVNGPVTAQDRWEEDAGYSPFTLAVEIAGLLAAADLMDTFGRKRAARYLRETADSWNDDIEYWTFAKDTELAQRLGISGYYVRIAAPETADAASPLEGFVPVKNRPPSEMSQLAAMLISPDALALVRFGLRAPDDPRILDTIAAIDATLRAELPQGPIWYRYNGDGYGEHEDGAPFNGVGIGRPWPLLSGERAHYELAAGRIEVAEQLLTTLEESASIGGLLPEQVWDATDIPERELFHGRPSGSAMPLVWAHSEHIKLLRSLRDGAVFDMPPQTVERYQKRGVTSPVRSWRFCQKIRTISGGKSLRIELQAPAIVHWTTDDWATIHDTPTAPNDFGIDLVTLPTSEAAVGTIIRFTLYWPQADRWENADFAVTVDPARSPPPVRRPLGPSGALKAPL, via the coding sequence ATGAGTTCGACTAGCGAGTTGCCGCCCGGCGCTCCGGGCCTCGATCCGCGCTGGACCTCGAGCGCCAAGAGCGGCGTCGGCACGGCGATGACGGCGGCGAGCCGCATCTGGTTCACGCTATCCCACGGCATTTTGAACGAAATCTATTACCCGCGCGTCGATGCCGCCTGCACCCGCGATTTCGGCCTCGTCGTCGCCGGGCCGGACGGCTATTTCTCCGAGGAGAAACGCGACGCCGATCATGAAGTCTCAATGATGGAGGAAGGCGTTCCGGCCTTCCGCCTCTCCAATACCGCCCGCGACCGTCGCTACCGGATCGAAAAGGAAATCCTGACCGACCCGCGCCGCGAGGCGCTGCTGCAGCGGATCACCTTCGAGGCGCTCGAAGGCGAACTTGCCGACTATCGTCTCTACGCCCTGCTCTCGCCGCATCTCGTCAATGCCGGCGCCAACAACACGGCCTGGGTCGGCGACTACAAGGGTACGCCGATGCTGTTCGCCTCCGGGCCGCGCGGCGTCTCGGTGGCGCTGGCCTGCAGCGTGCCCTGGCTCGCCCGATCGGTCGGCTTCGTCGGTGCATCGGACGGTTGGCAGAACCTGTCACGCGGTGAGCCACTGAACCAGGCCTATCAGCTTGCCGAGCATGGCAATGTCGCGCTATCCGGCGAGATCGATCTCACGCCTGGCAAGGGCCACGCGCTGCTCGCTCTCGGCTTTGGCGTCCGGCCCGACGAGGCAGGTTATCGCGCGCTATCGAGCCTGCAGGACGGTTTCGAATCAGCCCGCAAGCTTTATGCTCATGGCTGGCGCGCCTGGCAGGACAGCCTGCTCCCGCTCGACCGCCCCGCCGGCTCGTCGAACCTGAATCGCTATCGCATCTCGACGGCAGTGCTGGCGACGCACCAGCCGACCTCCTTCCCGGGCGCGGCGATCGCCAGCCTCTCGATTCCGTGGGGATTCTCCAAGGGTGACGAGGATCTCGGCGGCTATCACCTCGTTTGGCCACGCGACTTGGTCGAGACGGCGGGAGGCTTTCTCGCCGCTGGCGCCACGGCCTATGCGCGCGACATCCTCGCTTATCTCATGTCGATCCAGGAGGAAGACGGACACTGGTCGCAGAATGTCTGGCTCGACGGCACGCCCTATTGGAGCGGCGTGCAGATGGATGAATGCGCCTTCCCGCTGCTCCTCGCCGACATGCTCCATCGCTCAGGGCATCTGGAGCGCGACGAACTTGCGCGGTTCCTGCCGATGATCGAGAAGGCGGCGCGCTATGTCGCCGTCAACGGCCCGGTCACGGCGCAGGATCGCTGGGAGGAGGATGCCGGCTATTCGCCGTTCACGCTCGCCGTCGAGATTGCCGGCCTGCTGGCCGCCGCCGACCTTATGGATACCTTTGGCCGCAAGAGGGCGGCTCGCTATCTGCGCGAGACAGCCGACAGCTGGAACGACGACATCGAGTACTGGACCTTCGCGAAGGACACGGAGCTGGCCCAGAGACTTGGCATCTCCGGCTACTATGTCCGCATCGCCGCGCCGGAGACAGCCGATGCCGCCTCGCCGCTGGAGGGCTTCGTACCGGTCAAGAATCGCCCGCCGAGTGAGATGAGCCAGCTGGCGGCGATGCTGATCAGCCCCGATGCCCTGGCGCTCGTCCGCTTCGGGCTGCGCGCGCCGGACGATCCGCGTATCCTCGACACAATTGCCGCGATCGACGCGACGCTGCGGGCTGAGCTACCCCAAGGGCCGATCTGGTATCGCTACAATGGCGACGGCTATGGTGAGCACGAGGACGGCGCCCCCTTCAACGGCGTCGGCATCGGCCGACCCTGGCCGCTGCTCTCAGGCGAGCGGGCGCATTATGAACTCGCCGCCGGACGGATCGAGGTCGCGGAGCAATTGCTGACGACGCTGGAGGAATCGGCGAGCATCGGCGGTCTGCTGCCCGAGCAGGTATGGGACGCGACCGACATTCCCGAGCGGGAGCTCTTCCACGGCCGCCCCTCCGGCAGCGCCATGCCGTTGGTCTGGGCCCATTCCGAGCACATCAAGCTGCTGCGTTCGCTCCGCGACGGCGCCGTATTCGACATGCCGCCGCAGACCGTCGAGCGTTACCAGAAACGCGGCGTCACCTCGCCAGTGCGATCCTGGCGCTTCTGCCAGAAGATCCGCACCATCTCAGGCGGAAAATCGCTCCGGATCGAATTGCAGGCGCCGGCGATCGTGCACTGGACGACCGATGACTGGGCGACGATCCACGATACGCCGACGGCGCCGAACGATTTCGGCATCGATCTCGTCACCCTGCCAACGAGCGAGGCGGCGGTCGGAACCATCATCCGCTTCACGCTTTACTGGCCTCAGGCGGATCGCTGGGAGAATGCCGATTTCGCGGTGACGGTCGATCCGGCGCGGTCGCCGCCGCCCGTGCGGCGTCCGCTGGGACCGAGCGGCGCCCTGAAGGCGCCGCTGTGA
- a CDS encoding VOC family protein encodes MATAKNTICIWYDKDAEAAARFYAETFPDSTVTAVHKAPGDYPFGKAGDVLTVEFTVAGIPCLGLNGGPAFRHTEAFSFQIATDDQAETDRYWNAIVGNGGQESECGWCKDKWGLSWQITPRVLTEALAAGGDEAKRAFAAMMEMRKIDVAAIEAARRG; translated from the coding sequence ATGGCAACCGCCAAGAACACGATCTGCATATGGTACGACAAAGACGCCGAGGCCGCAGCGCGCTTCTATGCCGAGACATTTCCGGACAGCACGGTGACTGCTGTGCACAAAGCTCCCGGCGACTACCCTTTCGGCAAGGCGGGCGACGTGTTGACGGTTGAATTCACTGTCGCCGGCATACCTTGCCTCGGCCTCAATGGCGGTCCGGCCTTTCGCCATACCGAAGCCTTCTCGTTCCAGATCGCCACAGATGACCAGGCCGAGACCGACCGCTACTGGAACGCCATCGTGGGCAATGGCGGTCAGGAAAGCGAATGCGGCTGGTGCAAGGACAAATGGGGCCTCTCCTGGCAGATCACGCCGCGCGTGCTGACCGAGGCGCTGGCGGCCGGGGGCGACGAGGCCAAGCGCGCCTTTGCCGCCATGATGGAGATGAGGAAGATCGACGTCGCCGCGATCGAAGCCGCCCGGCGCGGCTGA
- the zwf gene encoding glucose-6-phosphate dehydrogenase — translation MTDASSSKPAKDDSGPAPASTLFIFGASGDLTKRLVMPALYNLAREGALDPAFQIVGVDIVPHTDEDYRTFLTEAAKEVAVGTGATPNPTAWSWLMERVHYIVGDFDSAETYHKVRAWLDQRKTETGQANAVFYMAVTPRFFASIAQKLGENGLFEESENAFRRIVVEKPFGTDLASAKALNAHLLQSASEHQIFRIDHFLGKETVQNVMAMRFGNGIFEPLWNRNFIDHVQITAAETVTVEQRGKFYDATGALRDMVPNHMFQLLAMVAMEPPNSFDADAIRTEKAKVIQAIGQMTPEEVERDTVRAQYLAGNIGGRHVKNYPWEDNVAHDSRRETYVALKLNVDNWRWSGVPFYIRTGKALAVRRTEIMIQFKRPPHRLFDETPTDAVEPNALVIRVQPNEGISLRLAAKIPGRQVRLAEVDMDFRYSDYFKAEPSTGYETLIYDCLTGDATLFQRADNIEAGWAVVQPILDQWEAGQGELHHYKAGSAGPAAADRLIERDGFNWLPLA, via the coding sequence ATGACCGACGCCAGCAGCTCTAAGCCTGCCAAGGACGATTCCGGGCCGGCGCCCGCGTCGACGCTGTTCATCTTCGGTGCCTCCGGCGATTTGACCAAGCGCCTCGTCATGCCGGCGCTCTACAATCTGGCGCGCGAGGGCGCGCTGGATCCTGCCTTTCAGATCGTAGGCGTCGACATCGTCCCGCATACTGACGAGGACTACCGGACCTTCCTGACCGAAGCGGCCAAGGAAGTCGCGGTCGGCACCGGTGCGACGCCGAACCCGACCGCCTGGTCCTGGCTGATGGAGCGTGTCCATTACATTGTCGGTGATTTCGACAGCGCCGAAACTTACCACAAGGTCCGCGCCTGGCTGGACCAGCGCAAGACCGAGACCGGACAGGCCAATGCCGTGTTCTACATGGCCGTCACGCCGCGCTTCTTCGCGTCGATCGCGCAAAAGCTGGGCGAGAACGGCCTGTTCGAAGAGAGCGAGAACGCCTTCCGCCGCATCGTCGTCGAAAAGCCCTTCGGCACGGATCTGGCTTCGGCCAAGGCGCTCAATGCGCACCTGCTCCAGTCGGCAAGCGAGCATCAGATCTTCCGCATCGACCATTTCCTAGGCAAGGAGACGGTGCAGAACGTCATGGCGATGCGCTTCGGCAACGGCATCTTCGAGCCGCTGTGGAACCGCAATTTCATCGACCATGTCCAGATCACCGCCGCCGAGACGGTGACGGTCGAACAGCGCGGCAAGTTCTATGACGCGACGGGCGCGTTGCGCGACATGGTGCCGAACCACATGTTCCAGCTTCTCGCCATGGTCGCGATGGAGCCGCCGAACTCCTTCGACGCCGATGCGATCCGCACCGAGAAGGCCAAGGTCATCCAGGCGATCGGCCAGATGACCCCGGAAGAGGTCGAGCGCGATACGGTGCGGGCGCAATATCTGGCCGGCAATATCGGCGGGCGCCACGTCAAGAACTATCCCTGGGAGGACAATGTCGCCCATGACAGCCGCCGCGAGACCTATGTTGCGTTGAAGCTCAATGTCGACAATTGGCGCTGGTCGGGCGTGCCCTTCTATATACGTACCGGCAAGGCGCTCGCGGTGCGCCGCACCGAGATCATGATCCAGTTCAAGCGGCCGCCGCATCGCCTCTTCGACGAGACGCCGACGGACGCGGTCGAGCCCAATGCCCTCGTCATCCGTGTCCAGCCCAATGAGGGTATCTCGCTGCGCCTCGCCGCCAAGATCCCCGGCCGCCAGGTCCGCCTCGCCGAAGTCGACATGGATTTCCGCTATTCGGACTACTTCAAGGCCGAGCCCTCAACGGGCTACGAGACACTGATCTATGACTGCCTGACGGGCGACGCGACGCTCTTCCAGCGCGCCGACAACATCGAAGCCGGCTGGGCCGTGGTCCAACCGATCCTCGACCAGTGGGAAGCCGGCCAGGGCGAACTCCACCACTACAAGGCCGGCAGCGCCGGCCCGGCAGCGGCGGACCGGCTGATCGAGCGCGACGGGTTCAACTGGCTGCCGCTGGCTTAA
- a CDS encoding sugar ABC transporter substrate-binding protein, whose product MKKLLIGLLATSAFAVMAASSAMAAETMPKKVGYVVNYATHEWYQNVIKGMKDRGKQLGIEVEVKDANLDAAKQVAAAEDFISQGVDVLIITPVNEDAVAPLLRRAKEEGVPIVLEGNPVKGMTTLVAICDYDTGYHAGVEAGKYAKAHLGGKANVMNVGLPLLSATVLRSKGFMDGIKTEIPGAVMVHDLDGGGNPDRSFEVSAAALAQNGDINVIYGINDSSSLGGLQAWKAAGKSQDNLLVVGTGGEGLAFINAIEKEPSYKIEAAMFPEKVGFTAMDAAVKLYNKEEVPTWIVSPTTPMNGEDWKKFYSVEGTTRTINWDNVNKVVAPDKCMQTAADLKK is encoded by the coding sequence ATGAAGAAACTGCTGATCGGTCTTCTCGCCACATCCGCTTTCGCGGTGATGGCGGCCAGCTCGGCCATGGCGGCCGAGACCATGCCGAAGAAGGTTGGCTACGTCGTCAACTATGCGACGCATGAGTGGTACCAGAACGTCATCAAGGGCATGAAGGACCGCGGCAAGCAGCTTGGCATCGAGGTCGAGGTCAAGGACGCCAATCTTGACGCCGCCAAGCAGGTTGCCGCCGCCGAGGACTTCATCTCGCAGGGCGTCGACGTGCTGATCATCACGCCGGTGAACGAGGACGCCGTCGCGCCGCTGCTGCGCCGTGCCAAGGAAGAGGGCGTTCCGATCGTCCTCGAAGGCAACCCCGTCAAGGGCATGACGACACTGGTCGCGATCTGCGACTATGACACCGGCTATCATGCGGGTGTCGAGGCCGGTAAATATGCCAAGGCGCATCTCGGCGGCAAGGCCAATGTCATGAATGTCGGCCTGCCGCTGCTCTCGGCGACGGTGCTTCGTTCCAAGGGCTTCATGGACGGCATCAAGACGGAGATCCCCGGCGCGGTGATGGTCCATGACCTCGATGGTGGCGGTAACCCCGACCGTTCCTTCGAGGTCTCGGCCGCGGCGCTCGCCCAGAACGGCGACATCAACGTGATCTACGGCATCAACGATAGTTCGTCGCTCGGCGGTCTGCAGGCCTGGAAGGCGGCTGGCAAGTCGCAGGACAATCTGCTCGTCGTCGGCACCGGCGGTGAAGGCCTTGCCTTCATCAACGCGATCGAGAAGGAGCCGTCCTACAAGATCGAAGCGGCGATGTTCCCCGAGAAGGTCGGCTTCACTGCGATGGACGCCGCCGTCAAGCTCTACAACAAGGAAGAAGTCCCGACCTGGATCGTCTCCCCGACCACGCCGATGAATGGCGAGGACTGGAAGAAGTTCTATTCGGTCGAAGGCACCACCCGCACCATCAACTGGGACAACGTCAACAAGGTCGTCGCCCCGGACAAGTGCATGCAGACGGCGGCCGATCTCAAGAAATAA
- a CDS encoding YciI family protein, whose product MAQYWVAIHHPDDYDPFVSEDEAMARAIDALNDEMVAAGVRVFVGGLQPAGRAMSLRARPDGDLVVASGPYLKTTEHVGGFWVLDVEDMDGALAWGQKAAIACRAPVEVRPFH is encoded by the coding sequence ATGGCACAATACTGGGTCGCTATTCACCACCCCGACGACTACGATCCGTTCGTCTCCGAAGACGAGGCGATGGCGCGTGCTATCGATGCGCTGAACGACGAGATGGTCGCTGCCGGCGTCCGGGTCTTCGTCGGCGGACTACAGCCGGCAGGCCGCGCCATGTCGCTGCGGGCGCGGCCCGATGGAGATTTGGTCGTCGCCAGCGGACCCTATCTCAAGACGACCGAACATGTCGGCGGCTTCTGGGTGCTGGATGTCGAGGATATGGACGGGGCGCTGGCCTGGGGACAAAAGGCTGCCATCGCTTGCCGGGCACCCGTCGAAGTCCGACCGTTTCACTGA
- a CDS encoding IclR family transcriptional regulator, giving the protein MSVAEGDFAIEGEDTDAAGEARRDYKVPAAEKALDILEYMAARNEDLTQTEISAGLGRSIHEIYRVIQLLEGRGYLIRTRADRYRLSLKLFELAHMHPPVNRLVDAALPVLRGLVGGTDQSCHLVVLRGSTVLVVLQVDSPLPMRYSVALGSHFPVLETSSGAVLLSALPPAEREALVSEVLASGEAGAGREEIAARLGEIERLGHEMRASLAVEGCTNISVPIRDHIGATVAALTVPYLPQKQARFDKASVLASARAAANEISRALGAPEAAGRNRAVRAESS; this is encoded by the coding sequence ATGAGCGTCGCGGAAGGCGATTTCGCCATCGAAGGCGAGGACACTGACGCCGCGGGCGAGGCGCGGCGCGACTACAAGGTGCCGGCGGCCGAGAAGGCGCTGGACATCCTCGAATATATGGCGGCGCGCAACGAGGATCTGACGCAGACCGAAATCTCCGCCGGACTTGGTCGCTCGATCCATGAGATCTACCGCGTCATCCAGCTGCTCGAGGGACGCGGCTATCTGATCCGCACCCGGGCTGACCGCTACCGCCTGTCGCTGAAGCTGTTCGAGCTCGCGCACATGCATCCGCCGGTCAATCGCCTCGTCGATGCCGCGCTGCCTGTGTTGCGCGGGCTCGTCGGCGGCACGGACCAGAGCTGCCATCTCGTCGTGCTGCGCGGCTCGACCGTGCTCGTCGTACTGCAGGTCGATTCGCCCCTGCCCATGCGCTATTCGGTGGCGCTCGGCTCACATTTCCCGGTGCTGGAGACGAGTTCCGGCGCCGTGTTGCTTTCGGCGCTGCCGCCGGCCGAGCGCGAGGCACTCGTCAGCGAGGTGCTGGCTTCGGGCGAAGCCGGCGCCGGCCGCGAGGAAATCGCCGCTCGCCTCGGCGAGATCGAGCGTCTCGGCCATGAGATGCGCGCGTCGCTCGCCGTCGAAGGCTGCACCAATATCTCGGTGCCGATCCGCGATCATATCGGCGCGACCGTCGCCGCGCTCACCGTTCCCTATCTGCCGCAAAAGCAGGCCCGCTTCGACAAGGCGAGCGTGCTTGCCTCGGCCCGCGCGGCAGCCAACGAGATTTCGCGCGCGCTCGGTGCGCCGGAAGCGGCGGGGAGGAACCGCGCCGTTCGCGCGGAGAGTTCCTAG
- a CDS encoding extracellular solute-binding protein, protein MTATLRGLAWDHRRCWGPLDASVEPYRAAHPGFDIAWDRRSLYEFGEGRLEDVLQDYDLVVFDHPFIGDIAEGGLMVPFDPYLSAEERARFAADSVGGSWRSYQADARQWALPIDAAAQVASYRPDLLPAFADAPPQNHAEIVKLGNALRRDGRCIGLPFVPTDAMCLVLTLAAGAGDAIGEGGRFLPQEAVERIVGELAELAALAHPMSAQWNPIRCYDHMVAQDDVVYVPYAFGYVNYASRAETPRLAFTDIPVEGSRGALLGGAGIGVSAFSKHREAAIAYALHLCSADYQRGDYVAFGGQPGSLAAWRDPAANEATRHFFANTLATLTNSYLRPTHPGFISFFRDLTHPAHEAIAGRLPAKELAKLLDRRYAETLPAPELGRRAV, encoded by the coding sequence ATGACGGCCACGCTGCGGGGGCTCGCCTGGGATCACCGACGTTGCTGGGGACCGCTCGATGCGAGCGTCGAGCCCTATCGCGCCGCCCATCCGGGCTTCGACATCGCGTGGGATCGCCGCAGCCTCTACGAGTTCGGCGAGGGCCGGCTCGAAGACGTGTTGCAGGATTATGATCTGGTCGTCTTCGACCATCCCTTCATCGGCGACATCGCCGAGGGGGGGCTGATGGTGCCGTTCGATCCCTATCTTTCCGCCGAGGAGCGCGCGCGTTTCGCCGCCGACAGTGTCGGCGGTTCCTGGCGCTCCTATCAGGCCGACGCGAGGCAATGGGCCCTGCCGATCGACGCGGCGGCGCAGGTCGCCTCCTACCGGCCCGACCTGCTCCCCGCCTTTGCCGATGCCCCGCCGCAAAACCATGCAGAAATCGTCAAGCTTGGCAATGCGCTTCGCCGCGATGGGCGCTGCATTGGCCTTCCCTTCGTCCCGACCGACGCGATGTGCCTGGTGTTGACGCTCGCCGCCGGCGCCGGTGATGCGATTGGTGAGGGCGGCCGCTTCCTGCCGCAAGAGGCGGTCGAGCGCATTGTCGGCGAGCTGGCCGAACTTGCGGCGCTCGCCCATCCGATGTCTGCCCAGTGGAACCCGATCCGCTGCTATGACCACATGGTCGCACAGGACGACGTCGTCTATGTCCCCTACGCCTTCGGCTATGTGAACTACGCTTCCCGCGCCGAGACGCCGCGTCTCGCCTTTACGGATATCCCGGTCGAAGGTTCCCGCGGCGCGCTGCTTGGCGGGGCTGGGATCGGCGTCAGCGCGTTCTCCAAGCACCGCGAGGCGGCGATCGCCTATGCGCTGCATCTATGCTCGGCCGATTATCAGCGCGGTGACTACGTGGCCTTCGGGGGGCAGCCCGGCTCGCTCGCCGCATGGCGCGATCCGGCCGCGAACGAGGCGACGCGCCATTTCTTTGCCAATACGCTGGCGACGCTGACGAATTCCTATCTCCGGCCAACCCATCCGGGCTTCATCTCGTTCTTCCGCGACCTGACCCATCCCGCCCACGAGGCGATCGCCGGGCGGCTTCCAGCGAAGGAACTCGCGAAGCTCCTCGACCGCCGCTATGCCGAGACCCTGCCAGCGCCCGAACTCGGACGGAGGGCGGTATGA
- a CDS encoding Lrp/AsnC family transcriptional regulator — MDDIDRTILSMLQENADVPGKIIADAVRLSTSAVERRIARLKQDGFIEKIVAVVSPKAVNRTLSILVELEIQNEHRHTLEQFQRWVDRAPEVQSCWYVTGDMDFVLLVVVRDLEEYNAFIERLMGEQQALVRKYKSLIALKTVKHGLGLSIQA, encoded by the coding sequence GTGGATGACATTGATCGAACCATACTTTCGATGCTGCAGGAAAATGCGGACGTTCCCGGCAAGATCATTGCCGACGCGGTCCGCCTCTCCACCTCGGCCGTCGAGCGCCGGATCGCCAGACTGAAGCAGGATGGGTTCATCGAGAAAATCGTGGCGGTGGTCAGCCCGAAGGCCGTCAATCGCACCTTGTCCATTCTCGTCGAACTCGAAATCCAGAACGAACATCGACACACGCTGGAGCAATTTCAGCGATGGGTCGACCGTGCGCCTGAAGTTCAATCGTGCTGGTATGTCACCGGCGATATGGACTTCGTGCTTCTGGTAGTCGTCCGCGACCTCGAAGAATATAATGCCTTCATTGAGCGGCTCATGGGCGAGCAGCAGGCGCTGGTGCGGAAATACAAAAGCCTGATCGCGCTCAAGACGGTCAAGCATGGCTTGGGGCTTTCCATCCAGGCGTGA
- a CDS encoding DUF1801 domain-containing protein yields the protein MPIVTPEDPGISPSARIDAHIAELGDWRGAMLARVRALIREADPDGVEAWKWGIPVWEHGGILCTGETYKKVVKLTFAKGASLADPSGLFNSSVDGKVRRAIDIREGAEVDEAAFKALIRAAVALNRAAPADSGPVRSRKTSGSA from the coding sequence ATGCCGATTGTCACTCCCGAAGATCCAGGCATCTCCCCCTCCGCCCGCATTGACGCCCATATCGCCGAACTCGGCGATTGGCGCGGCGCTATGCTGGCCCGTGTCCGGGCTCTCATCCGTGAGGCCGATCCGGACGGTGTCGAGGCATGGAAATGGGGAATCCCAGTCTGGGAGCATGGCGGGATCCTCTGTACCGGCGAGACCTACAAGAAGGTCGTGAAGCTCACCTTCGCGAAGGGCGCATCACTGGCCGACCCGTCCGGCCTGTTCAATTCCAGCGTGGACGGCAAGGTACGGCGGGCCATTGATATTCGGGAGGGCGCGGAAGTTGATGAAGCGGCGTTCAAGGCGCTGATCCGCGCTGCCGTGGCGTTGAATCGGGCCGCTCCGGCCGATTCTGGACCCGTGCGGTCACGCAAGACGTCAGGTAGCGCTTGA
- a CDS encoding threonine ammonia-lyase, with the protein MTSQAPLSAINIDHARQQIDPVFLNSGLLRSDALALSLFAKDETDNPIRSFKGRGTGFFLANLADNGPPLVTASAGNFGQGLAYNAARHKRSLTVFASLNANPLKIEAMRRFGAEVVLACEDFDGAKEAGRAYATERGLTFVEDGASAAIAEGAGTIAAELTEAVDDIDAIFIPLGNGALAAGIGCWFKARSPRTKVVAVAASGAPCMALSWKAGEAVPTPEARTIADGIAVRIPVPSAVDWLKDTIDDIVLVDDDQILAAMRFAHATWNRLVEPAGAAGLAAILANASALKGSRIATMLCGANLTDQQIKAWLPSA; encoded by the coding sequence ATGACGAGCCAAGCCCCCCTCTCCGCCATCAATATCGACCATGCCCGCCAGCAGATCGATCCCGTGTTCCTGAACTCAGGCCTGCTGCGCTCCGATGCGCTCGCGCTGTCGCTGTTCGCCAAGGACGAGACCGACAACCCGATCCGAAGTTTCAAGGGAAGAGGGACGGGCTTTTTCCTCGCCAATCTGGCTGACAACGGGCCCCCTCTGGTCACGGCATCCGCCGGGAACTTCGGTCAGGGACTCGCCTATAATGCCGCGCGGCACAAACGATCGCTGACCGTCTTCGCCAGCCTGAACGCCAACCCGCTGAAGATCGAGGCCATGCGCCGGTTCGGTGCCGAGGTCGTGCTCGCCTGCGAGGATTTTGACGGAGCCAAGGAGGCCGGACGGGCCTACGCGACAGAGCGGGGCCTGACCTTCGTCGAGGATGGCGCGAGCGCGGCCATTGCCGAAGGGGCAGGAACGATAGCGGCGGAACTGACGGAAGCGGTCGACGACATCGACGCCATTTTCATTCCACTCGGCAACGGCGCTTTGGCAGCCGGAATAGGCTGCTGGTTCAAGGCGAGATCGCCGCGGACAAAGGTCGTCGCCGTCGCTGCGAGCGGCGCGCCTTGCATGGCCCTGTCCTGGAAGGCCGGCGAAGCGGTTCCCACTCCGGAGGCCCGCACGATCGCCGACGGAATCGCCGTGCGGATTCCCGTGCCCTCGGCAGTCGACTGGCTCAAGGACACGATCGACGACATCGTTCTGGTAGACGACGACCAGATTCTGGCTGCGATGCGGTTCGCCCATGCAACCTGGAACCGTCTGGTCGAGCCCGCCGGCGCCGCAGGACTGGCCGCCATCCTCGCAAACGCCTCCGCGCTGAAAGGCAGCCGCATCGCGACGATGCTATGCGGCGCCAACCTCACGGATCAACAGATCAAGGCATGGCTGCCCTCCGCCTAA
- a CDS encoding ROK family protein has translation MAGILAIDVGGTGLKAAVIDESGRMLTERARVPTPHPCPPKAFLDAVSGLTNGFPAFDRISVGFPGVVRNGTVLTAPNLGTEDWSGFALADAISKVFGGHPARMINDAEMQGFAIVAGKGLEMVLTLGTGAGTALFRDGDLMPHMELAHHPLHDDKTYDEYLGNAAFEAEGKKHWNHRVEKTVGILYTLLHYDHLYLGGGNSKHVEFDLPSSVSVASNDAGIEGGAGLWRKTAKL, from the coding sequence ATGGCGGGCATATTGGCGATCGATGTCGGCGGTACGGGCCTCAAGGCGGCGGTAATCGACGAGAGCGGACGGATGCTGACGGAACGGGCACGCGTGCCGACGCCGCACCCCTGCCCGCCCAAGGCGTTCCTGGATGCGGTTTCGGGGCTGACAAATGGCTTCCCCGCCTTCGACCGGATCTCGGTCGGCTTCCCCGGTGTCGTCCGGAACGGAACGGTGCTGACCGCTCCCAATCTCGGCACCGAGGACTGGTCGGGCTTCGCGCTCGCCGACGCGATCTCGAAGGTGTTCGGCGGCCATCCTGCGCGGATGATCAACGACGCCGAGATGCAGGGCTTCGCCATCGTTGCCGGCAAGGGCCTCGAAATGGTGCTGACGCTCGGCACCGGCGCCGGAACAGCTCTGTTTCGCGACGGCGATCTGATGCCGCATATGGAACTCGCCCATCATCCGCTGCATGACGACAAGACCTATGACGAATATCTCGGCAACGCTGCCTTCGAAGCCGAGGGCAAGAAGCACTGGAACCACCGCGTCGAGAAGACAGTCGGCATTCTCTACACCCTGCTCCACTACGACCATCTCTATCTGGGCGGCGGCAACTCCAAGCATGTCGAGTTCGACCTGCCATCCTCCGTCTCCGTCGCCTCCAACGATGCCGGCATCGAAGGCGGGGCCGGCCTGTGGCGGAAGACGGCAAAGCTCTGA